ACGGCACCCCCAGGTCACTGTTCTGGCCATGGGCGGCGTCCGGGCTGTCGCTGCTGAGCGTCGCCTACGGGATCTACCTGATGGGGCTGGGGCTCAGCCCCCGGGCGGCGATCGTCACGGGAACCCTCGGCTACGTCCTCTCGTTCGTCCTGGTGGGGCTGGTGTCGGTGGCCGGGGTGCGTACGGGTGCGCCGACGATGGTCATCGGCCGGGCGTCGTTCGGCCGGCAGGGCAACAAGCTGCCCACCTTGTTCAGTTACCTCTCCAACGTCGGCTGGGAGACCGTGCTGGTCGCGCTCTCCGCCCTGGGCGGGGCCGCGGTGCTGGCACGTGTGGCGCCCGGCGTGTTCGCCCGGCCCGACGGGCGGACGCCGACCACGGGGGCGCAGGCCCTGTGCTTCGTGGTGACCGCCGTCGTCGTGGTGGTCGTGGGGATCTACGGCCATGCGCTGATCATGCGGGTGCAGAAGTATCTGACCGCGGCGATCACCGCGCTGACCGTCGTGTACATGGCTCTGATGGCCGACCGTCTCGACTGGTCCGCACTGGGGGACGACCGTCCCGGCGACCTCGGCAGGGCCGTCGGCGGGGTGGTTTTCGCGATGACGCTCCTGGGGCTTGGCTGGGTCAACTGCGCCGCCGACTACAGCCGTTACCTGCCGCGCACCAGCAGCGGCCGGGCGGTCACCGGCTGGACCACGCTCGGCGGGGTGCTGCCCCCGCTGGCCCTGCTGGTCTTCGGGGTGCTGTTGAACGCCGGGGACCCGAAGCTCGCCGCGGCCGCGGCCGCCGACCCGGTGGGGGCACTCGCGGCGCAGCTGCCGACCTGGTTCCTGGTGCCGTACCTCCTCACCGCCATCGGGGGCTTCGCCTCTGGAGCGATCATGGACATCTACAGCTCGGGCATGTCGATGCTGGCCCTCGGCATTCCGCTCCGCCGCCACCTCGCGGTGCTGGTGGACGGGGTGCTGATGGCGTTCGGCGGCTGGTACGTGCTGTTCGTCTCGCCGAGCTTCTTCGCCACCTTCCAGGCGTTCCTGTCCGTCATCGGGGTGGCGATGGCCGCCTGGACGGCGGTGTTCCTGGTGGAGCAGTGGCGCCGCCGGCACACCGGGTTCGCCCTGCGGACCGCGCGCGCCCTGGGGTGGCCGGCCGTGCTCTCGCTCGTCGCCGGCACCGCCGTCGGACTGGGTCTGATCACCTCGGCCGACCCCAACATCGCCAAGGCGGTGGGCTTCCTGCTCACCGACGGCGCCGCCCGGGGCACGCCGGGCGCCATGAACCTCGGCGTCGTGGTGGCCCTGGCCGTCGCGGGCGCCCTGTACGCCTGTACCGCCGCCCTCGCCGACCGCACCACCCCCGGAGGAGTCCGATGACCGACCACCACCGCGCCCACCGGCCGCACGAGGTCCGGGAGTTCTTCGCCGTGCGCGCCGCCGACTGGGACACCAAGTTCCCCGACGACGGCCCGGCCTATGCCGCGGGCGTCGCCGAACTGGGCCTCCAGGAGGGCGACCGGGTGCTGGACGCGGGCTGCGGCACGGGGCGCGCGCTGCCCGCGCTGCGCGGGGCCGTGGGAGCGCGGGGGACGGTGCTGGGCGCCGACCTCACGCCCGAGATGCTGCGGGCCGCGGTGCGCGCCGGGCGGGGTGCCCACGCGGCGCTGCTGCTGGCCGACGTGACCCGGCTGCCGTTGCCCGGTGCCGCGCTGGACGCGGTGTTCGCCGCGGGGCTGCTGTCCCATCTGGCGGCCCCCACGGGCGGCCTGGCCGAGCTGGCCAGGGTCGTGCGCCCCGGTGGCCGGCTCGCTCTCTTCCATCCCCTCGGGCGGGCCGCCCTCGCCGCGCGCAAGGGCCGGCAGCTCACCCCCGACGACGTCCGCGCGGAGCCGAACCTGCGGCCCCTCCTGGCCGGCAGCGGCTGGGAGCTGCTCCGCTACGAGGACGAGGACGCCCGCTATCTGGCGCTGGCGGTCCGCCGGGGGTGACGTCCGGCCGCCCTGCGGGACGCGAGGTCAGGAGGCCGCCGGGCCCTCCTTGTGCGGGACCGGGCAGCCGCCGGTGCGACGGGCGGCGGGGAAGGTGCCGAGTTCGGCGACCCGGAAGCCGTTCGGGTAGCCCTTGATCTCCGGGTTCTGGCGGGCGTAGTGCGGGGTGCGGCGGGGCGGCAGCAGCCGTACGGCCCTGGCACGCAGCTTCAGTGCGCCGCGCACGGCCGTGCGGACCGCGGGCGCGGGCCGGTCGTAGCGGAAGGCGTCCAGCAGCGTGTCGTCCAGGAGGGCCATGCTCGCACCGCGCACCACCGGGGCAAGCGGTCCGTACCAGCCCGCCATCAGGTCCAGGGTGGCGTCCGACACCCGCCGGGCGGCCTCGTCCCAGCCGAAGTGCGCCTCCTCGTAGGAGTCGAGGAAGCACTCGAAGTCCTCGTAGGTCCGCGGGAGTTCGGGGATGCCCAGGTGGCTGCCGAGGGTGCGGTAGTACGCGGCGACGGCGGCCCGTTCGTGCGCGGTCAGCGGGCGCCAGCCGTACGCGTCGAGCCAGCGCTTGGGCACCACCACGAAGGTGCACAGGACATAGCGCATGTCCTCGTCGGAGATGTCGTAGCTGCGGTGCATCTGGTTGATGCGGCGGATCGCCGTACGGCCGTCCTCGTCGTCGAAGCCGTGCTCCAGGACCGCGTCCAGCAGGAGCGCGGTGTCGTCGTACCGCTTCTGGGTGCGGTCCGTCAGCTCGCCCGTCGCAGCGAGCAGTCGGCCGATGCTGGGCACGGCGTAGGTGCGGTAGAGCGCGAGCTCCAGGGCCCTGGTGATGTCCCAGGGGAATTCGTGGGTCGCGATGATGCGGTAGATCGCCAGGAAGTCGCGCTCGGGATCGAGCCGCCGGATCTCCTTCAGCCAGTCGTAGCGCCGCACCTGACACCTGTCCCTTCGGTTGCCGACAGGGCAATGTTAGGGCGGCGGGCGGCAGTTGAAGGACGGTGACGGGCGCCAGATCGGGCGGCGGGTGGCCGGATTCCGCCGGTGGGAGCGGGCGCGTCGGGCGGCTGCTCGACGCACCGGCCTACGGGCGCGCCGGCCCGGTCGCCCGCTCGTGCCGCGCGTGACGAGGGCCGGGCGGCCCGGCGCGCGTGAGCCGGCCGGTTGCCGGGCGCCGGCGGCCCGGGCACCGGTGCGCGGACCGCCCGGCCCGGCTGTAGGAACGCATAAGTGCAGCGTAGGGCTGGTGACAACGCCGTACCGAGGCAATTAAGGTGCGCCGACGTACTCCGCGATGAACTGGATGGGGAGGTCCGCGTGCCCGCGACCGAGAGCGCCGACAACGACCAGTTGTTCGTGCTGACGGCAGTGCTGCTGACACCGGCGCAGTTCCCGAGCGTGCTCGGCGACGACTATCCAGAGGTGTGCGCGGGCCTGGGCCTGGCACCGTACGCGGAGGGATACGGCCTGGTCCTCGGACAGGACGGCTCCGGCGCGCGCTGGACGGTGGTGACGGAGGACGTGTCGCTGGTCGCCTGCGCCATCGCGGCCTGGGACTGCGGGATGGAGTACGACCTCTCCCCCGGAGCGGACAGCATCGCCGCGGCGCTGCCGGGGTGGCCGCTCGCGCTCGCCGTCGCCGCGCCGGGCGTGCCGCAGCCGCACGATCCGGAGCCCGAGGAGGGCGATCCGGCGCCGCTGACACCACCGGACGCCGCCGAGTGGGGGCCCGCCCAACGACGGCTCGGTGCCGACGAGATCGCGCTGCAGTGGGCGGCCTGGCGGGACCAGGTGGAGGACGAGGACGTCACCTTCGCGGAGCCCGGGGACGACGCGCACGAGGGGGTGCGGCGGGTGCTGAAGGAGGCCCGCGGCTATGTCGACCAGCCGCCGCCCCCGGGGCGGGTGCGGTCGTCGTTCGCGGCCGGGGAGGCGCGCACGCTGCGGGTCGACGGGCCCGGCTGGAGCATGGTCGCGCGCACCGACGACATCGCGTTCGTGTTGCTGGACGAGGAGCCCGGCGAGGTGCACCCGGTGGGCAGGGGGCCGGAGCTGCCCGGACTGCTGTCGTCGCTCGACGAGTTGGCGGCCCGGCCGGTCTGACGGCGGCACGGCCGTACCGACGCGCGCGGGGCCGGGCCGGCCTGACGGCACCCGGGGCAGGTCCCGCGGCGCGAGGGCCCGGCCGCCGTGCGGCGGCTCATCCGGTCGGCGGCCGTTCGCCGGCGGCCCGGTCCGGCCCCCCGCACCCCGGTCCGGGGCGGCGGGGGCCGGAACGGCCCGGGCTCAGCGGCCGAGCTGTTTGCGGCTGACGCGGCGCAGCCGGCGCCGCTGGGAGGAGTCCAGGGTCAGATACGCGACGGCCGGGACCCCGACCATGACCAGTACGGCCGCCCAGAAGGGCAGCAGCCACAGCAGGAGCACTCCCACCGCGACGCCGCCGATCGCGACCTTCGCCTGTGTGGACATCCCTCACGTCCCTTCCGCGGCCCGGGCCGCGCTCTGTGTATCCCATTGAACGCCGATTTCCCGTCACAGGTTCCCTCCGACGCCGCGCCGTCCGGTACCCTCGGGCGCTCCAGACGCCAGTAGTCAAACTTGAGGAGTTCTGGACCCCGTGCCTTCCCGCCCCGCGGTCGCCCCCGCTCAGCTGTCGGCGCTGTCGCGCTGCGCAGTGGTCTTCCTGCCGTCGGACCCGCCCCGCACCGGGCGGATCGCCTTCTGGCGCCCTGACGGTGAACCCGTGGCCCAATCCCCGGGGGACCCCTGGGTGGGCGAGGGGGCGGCTGAACGGCTGGACGTCGTCCTGCCGGACGTCGACGGCGGGGTGATGGTGTGCGAGGTCCCGGCCCTCGTGGTGCCCGTCGCCGACGCGGTGCCCGTTCTGACCCGTGCGCGGACCGCCCCGGGCACCCATCCGGCGGCGGCCTTCTGGGGGGCCGCGTGCGTACTGGCGCTCCAGTTGGCGGCGCGGGGCCGGCTGCTGCCCGGCGTGAGTCCCGACGGATACGACGCCTGGCGGGCCGGGCCGTTCGATCCGGCGGACGTCGGGCGGCTGCGTGACCTCGCCGCCGCGATGCCGCCGTACGCGCACGCCGCCCCGCTCCCGGACAGCGACCCGGTGGAACTGCCGGATCCCGAACGGCACCTGCGGGCCTTCCTGGACGCGGTGGCGGACGGGCTGCCGCGCTCCCCCGCAGCGGCGACGGCCACCGGCGCACCGGCGTTCGCGGCCGCGGCCGCGCAGTACGTCCCCGAGCAGCGGGCCTGGGCCGCGGAGGTCGCCGCGGGCCATGACGAGGGCGTACGGATCTCACTGCGGATCGAGGCGCACGCGGCGGAGGGGGACGGGCCGCGGGCGCCCGCCGGCGAGGGCCCGCGGCCGGGCGCGGCGGACCCCGCGGACGACGCTCCGCACGCCTTCACCGCGGTCCTCCAGGTGCACGACCTCACCGACCCGGCCCTGGTCGCGGACGCCGCCGAGGTGTGGGCCGGTACCTCACCGGCGGGGCAGGCGTTCGGGCCGCGGGCGCGCCGGGACACCCTGCTCACGCTGCGGCGGGCGGCCGACGCCTGGGCGCCGCTCGCCCCGCTGTTGTCCGCGGCGGTGCCCGACGCGCTGGAACTCGCCGACGAGGAGGTCGCCGAGCTGCTCGGTCCGGCGGGCCGTGCGCTGGCCGCCGCCGGGGTGCCGGTCCACTGGCCGAAGGCGCTGGTCCGCGGGCTGACCAGCCGGGCGGTGGTGGGGCCGCCGGCCGACGGGGCGGCCGACGGCCCGGAGTCCGGGCTGCCGTCCCTGTTGTCCGCCGACGCGCTGCTCTCGTTCAGCTGGCGGTTCGCGGTGGGCGACCAGGAGATCGACAAGGCGGAGCTGGACCGGCTGGCCGAGGCCGGACGGCCGCTGGTGCGGCTGCACGGCGAGTGGGTGCTGATCGATCCGGAGGCCGTTCGCTCCGCCCGGGCACGCGAGGACCGCAAGATCACCCCGCTCGACGCGCTGGGCGCCGCGCTGACCGGGAGCGCCGAGGACGCGGACGGCGGCCGGGTCGCGGTGGAGGCCACCGGGTGGCCGGCCCGGCTGCGCGACCTGCTCGCCGATCCCGAGGGCGGCGGGTCCGTGCGGCAGCCGGCGGCGCTCACCGCGACCCTGCGCGACTACCAACTGCGCGGTCTGGGCTGGCTGCACCGGATGACCTCGCTGGGGCTCGGGGCCACGCTCGCCGACGACATGGGGCTGGGCAAGACGATCACACTGATCTCCCTGCACCTGCACCGGCAGGGCGTTCCCGGCGCGGCCGGCCCGACCCTCGTCGTCTGTCCCACCTCCCTGATGGGCAACTGGCAGCGGGAGATCGAGAAGTTCGCGCCGGGCACACCGGTCCGCCGCTTCCACGCCGGGCGGCACAGCCTCACCGAGCTGGGCGACGGCGCGTTCGTCCTCACGACCTACGGGACGATGCGGCTGCACGCCGGCAAACTGGCGGAGGTGGACTGGGGGCTGGTCGTCGCGGACGAGGCACAGCACGTCAAGAACCCGTACTCGGCGACCGCCAGGGCGTTGCGCACCCTCCCTGCCAGGGCGCGGGTGGCGCTCACCGGCACCCCGGTGGAGAACAATCTGTCCGAGCTGTGGGCGATCCTGGACTGGACGACGCCCGGGCTGCTGGGGCCACTGGCCCGGTTCCGTACCCGCTACGCACGAGCCGTCGAGGGCGGCACGGGCACGCCGGAGGCGGCCGAGCGGCTGGCCCGGCTGGTGCGGCCGTTCCTGTTGCGCCGCCGCAAGACCGACCCGGGGATCGCGCCGGAACTGCCGCCCAAGACGGAGACCGACCGGGCGGTGGCGCTCACCGCCGAGCAGGCCGGACTGTACGAAGCGGTGGTGCGCGAGGGGCTGCAGGAGATCGCCGGGACGGACGGGTTCGCGCGGCGTGGGCTGGTGGTCAAGCTCCTCACCTCCCTCAAACAGATCTGCAACCACCCCGCGCAGTACCTGAAGGAGCAGGACCCGCACGTCCCCGGCCGCTCGGGGAAGGTCGAACTGCTCGACGAGCTGCTGGAATCCGTCCTCGCCGAGGGCGCGAGCGTGCTGGTCTTCACGCAGTACGTGCAGATGGCGCGACTGTTGGAGGCGCATCTGACGGCCCGCGGGGTCGCCACGCAGTTCCTGCACGGCGGGACGCCGGTGGCTCGGCGCGACGAGATGGTGCGCCGTTTCCAACAGGGCGCGGCGCCGGTGTTCCTGCTGTCGTTGAAGGCGGCCGGCACGGGGCTGAACCTCACCCGGGCCTCGCACGTCGTGCACTTCGACCGCTGGTGGAACCCGGCCGTCGAGGCGCAGGCCACCGACCGCGCGTACCGCATCGGGCAGACCCAGCCGGTGATGGTCCACCGGATCATCACGGAAGGCACCGTCGAGGACCGGATCGCCGACATGCTCTTCCGCAAGCAGCGGTTGGCCGACGCGGTGCTGGGCTCGGGCGAGGCCGCACTGACCGAACTCACCGACGCCGAGCTGGCGGACCTGGTCGCACTGCGAGGGAGCGAGCGATGACCGGAAACCACGACGACGCGTACCCGCCGGAGCCCGAGCGGACGTTCGCCGCGCTGCCGCCGGCCCGTGGCGGCGGCTTCGCGCGGACCTGGTGGGGGCGGGCATGGCTCAAGGCGCTGGAGGACTCGGCGCTGGACGGCGCGCAGCTGAAGCTGGGACGGCGGCATGCGCGGGCCGGGGCGGTCGGCGCGGTGTCCGTGCGCCCGGGCCGGATCACCGCGGTGGTCCAGGACCGCGACCACTCGCGGCACCGCACCGATGTGCTGCTGGCGCAGTTGTCCGCGGCGCAGTGGGACCGCTTCCTGGACCTGGTCGTGGACCGGGCGGGGCGCCTCGCGGCGCTGCTGGACCGGGACGTGCCGCCGGTGCTGGCCGAGGACGCGGCGGCCGCGGGGATCGAACTGCTGCCGGGCATCGGCGACCTGGAGTCCGCGTGCGACTGCGGCGCCTGGGACCACTGCGCGCACTCGTCCGCGCTGTGCTACCAGGTGGCGCGGCTGCTGGACCAGGACCCGTTCGTGCTGCTGCTGTTGCGCGGGCGGGGCGAGCGGGAGCTGCTGGCGGAGCTCCAGGCGCGCAGTGCGTCGCGGGCCGGGGCCCCGGCCCGGGAGGCGGGGGCGGAGCGGGCCGGCGCGGGGGTGCCGGCCGCCGAGGCGTACGCGGCGCGCGACATCCTGCCGCCGCTGCCGGCGCCCCCGCCGCCCGTCGACGTACCGGGGACCGCGCCGGCGCTCGGCGGCGGCACGCCGCCCGCACCGGGCGTGGCGGTGGCCGCGCTGGAGTTCCTGATCCGTGACGCGGCGGTGCGCGCCCAGCGGCTGCTCGCGGACGCGCTCTCCCCCTGGCATCCGGACGTGCCGCCGCCGCCCGCGCTGACGCCCGGTCAGGACGCGGTGCGACTGGCCGCAGCCGGCGCCGGGGAGGCCATATCCGCGCGGCTGGCGGCCGGTTCGGGGCGCGATGTGCGGGGACTGACGCTGGCCGTACGCGCCTGGGAACTGGGCGGGGCGGTCGGGCTCGCGGTGCTGGAGGAGGAGTGGACACCGGATCCGGCGACGCTGGCCCGGGCGGCCGGCCGGCTCGCGGCCGCCCGGGAGGACGACGGGGCCCAGCCGGGGCCGCGGGTCTCCGGCAACCGCTGGACGGTGGCCGGCGGCGAGGCCCAGCTGCGCTACGGGCGGGACGGCCGCTGGTGGCCGTACCGGAAGGAGGACGGCCGGTGGGCGCCCGCCGGCCCGGCCTCGGACGACCCGGCGGGCGCGCTGGCGGCGCTGTCACCGGAGGGGTGAGGGCCCGCACCGGAACGCGGCGGACCGAGGCGTTCCGCCTGCCGTCCCGGGGCGGGGGGCTGCGCCGGGGACGGCCGGTCGGCCTTCGGGCAGCGCGGGTCAGTCCCCGCGCTGCCCGAAGGCCGCGTGCGCGGCCGCCCGTCGTACGAAGATCTCGTGCAGGTCGCGGGCCGCCTTGGGGACCGAGCCGGAGCGGCGGCGCTGGATCACCATGAGGACGTCGGTGCGGTCGCCCGCCAACGGGCGGTGGGTGATGGTGCCGCTGCGCTCCAGCGGGTCGCCGATGATGCTGAAGTCGGGCAGCACCGTGGCGCCCAGCCCCTCCGCCACCATCAGCTTGCCCATCTCGGCGCCGTCGGTGGAGTAGGAGAAGGACGGCGCGCGGCCCTCGATGAGCCGGTGGACGAAGCGGTGCATGACATAGCCGGCCCGCATCACGATCAGCGGCTCGGTGAGCAGATCGGTCACCGAGACCTCGCGCAGCGCGGCCAGCGGACTGTCCGGGCGGACGCACACCACCGGCCGGCCGCGCAGGAGTTCGGTGGTGTGGAAGTCCGGCGGCAGGTCGTCGCCGCGCAGGTAGTTCACCAGCCCCAGGTCGAGGCTGCCCTCCAGCAGTGAGCGGTGGATCTCGGCCTGCTGGGCACCGATCACCTCGACCTGGGTGACCGGGTGGC
The sequence above is a segment of the Streptomyces lydicus genome. Coding sequences within it:
- a CDS encoding SWF or SNF family helicase yields the protein MTGNHDDAYPPEPERTFAALPPARGGGFARTWWGRAWLKALEDSALDGAQLKLGRRHARAGAVGAVSVRPGRITAVVQDRDHSRHRTDVLLAQLSAAQWDRFLDLVVDRAGRLAALLDRDVPPVLAEDAAAAGIELLPGIGDLESACDCGAWDHCAHSSALCYQVARLLDQDPFVLLLLRGRGERELLAELQARSASRAGAPAREAGAERAGAGVPAAEAYAARDILPPLPAPPPPVDVPGTAPALGGGTPPAPGVAVAALEFLIRDAAVRAQRLLADALSPWHPDVPPPPALTPGQDAVRLAAAGAGEAISARLAAGSGRDVRGLTLAVRAWELGGAVGLAVLEEEWTPDPATLARAAGRLAAAREDDGAQPGPRVSGNRWTVAGGEAQLRYGRDGRWWPYRKEDGRWAPAGPASDDPAGALAALSPEG
- a CDS encoding purine-cytosine permease family protein yields the protein MTQQQARERHVPTAGANTSAGTVERNGINAVPESERHGTPRSLFWPWAASGLSLLSVAYGIYLMGLGLSPRAAIVTGTLGYVLSFVLVGLVSVAGVRTGAPTMVIGRASFGRQGNKLPTLFSYLSNVGWETVLVALSALGGAAVLARVAPGVFARPDGRTPTTGAQALCFVVTAVVVVVVGIYGHALIMRVQKYLTAAITALTVVYMALMADRLDWSALGDDRPGDLGRAVGGVVFAMTLLGLGWVNCAADYSRYLPRTSSGRAVTGWTTLGGVLPPLALLVFGVLLNAGDPKLAAAAAADPVGALAAQLPTWFLVPYLLTAIGGFASGAIMDIYSSGMSMLALGIPLRRHLAVLVDGVLMAFGGWYVLFVSPSFFATFQAFLSVIGVAMAAWTAVFLVEQWRRRHTGFALRTARALGWPAVLSLVAGTAVGLGLITSADPNIAKAVGFLLTDGAARGTPGAMNLGVVVALAVAGALYACTAALADRTTPGGVR
- a CDS encoding oxygenase MpaB family protein, with amino-acid sequence MRRYDWLKEIRRLDPERDFLAIYRIIATHEFPWDITRALELALYRTYAVPSIGRLLAATGELTDRTQKRYDDTALLLDAVLEHGFDDEDGRTAIRRINQMHRSYDISDEDMRYVLCTFVVVPKRWLDAYGWRPLTAHERAAVAAYYRTLGSHLGIPELPRTYEDFECFLDSYEEAHFGWDEAARRVSDATLDLMAGWYGPLAPVVRGASMALLDDTLLDAFRYDRPAPAVRTAVRGALKLRARAVRLLPPRRTPHYARQNPEIKGYPNGFRVAELGTFPAARRTGGCPVPHKEGPAAS
- a CDS encoding class I SAM-dependent methyltransferase, whose amino-acid sequence is MTDHHRAHRPHEVREFFAVRAADWDTKFPDDGPAYAAGVAELGLQEGDRVLDAGCGTGRALPALRGAVGARGTVLGADLTPEMLRAAVRAGRGAHAALLLADVTRLPLPGAALDAVFAAGLLSHLAAPTGGLAELARVVRPGGRLALFHPLGRAALAARKGRQLTPDDVRAEPNLRPLLAGSGWELLRYEDEDARYLALAVRRG
- a CDS encoding DEAD/DEAH box helicase, encoding MPSRPAVAPAQLSALSRCAVVFLPSDPPRTGRIAFWRPDGEPVAQSPGDPWVGEGAAERLDVVLPDVDGGVMVCEVPALVVPVADAVPVLTRARTAPGTHPAAAFWGAACVLALQLAARGRLLPGVSPDGYDAWRAGPFDPADVGRLRDLAAAMPPYAHAAPLPDSDPVELPDPERHLRAFLDAVADGLPRSPAAATATGAPAFAAAAAQYVPEQRAWAAEVAAGHDEGVRISLRIEAHAAEGDGPRAPAGEGPRPGAADPADDAPHAFTAVLQVHDLTDPALVADAAEVWAGTSPAGQAFGPRARRDTLLTLRRAADAWAPLAPLLSAAVPDALELADEEVAELLGPAGRALAAAGVPVHWPKALVRGLTSRAVVGPPADGAADGPESGLPSLLSADALLSFSWRFAVGDQEIDKAELDRLAEAGRPLVRLHGEWVLIDPEAVRSARAREDRKITPLDALGAALTGSAEDADGGRVAVEATGWPARLRDLLADPEGGGSVRQPAALTATLRDYQLRGLGWLHRMTSLGLGATLADDMGLGKTITLISLHLHRQGVPGAAGPTLVVCPTSLMGNWQREIEKFAPGTPVRRFHAGRHSLTELGDGAFVLTTYGTMRLHAGKLAEVDWGLVVADEAQHVKNPYSATARALRTLPARARVALTGTPVENNLSELWAILDWTTPGLLGPLARFRTRYARAVEGGTGTPEAAERLARLVRPFLLRRRKTDPGIAPELPPKTETDRAVALTAEQAGLYEAVVREGLQEIAGTDGFARRGLVVKLLTSLKQICNHPAQYLKEQDPHVPGRSGKVELLDELLESVLAEGASVLVFTQYVQMARLLEAHLTARGVATQFLHGGTPVARRDEMVRRFQQGAAPVFLLSLKAAGTGLNLTRASHVVHFDRWWNPAVEAQATDRAYRIGQTQPVMVHRIITEGTVEDRIADMLFRKQRLADAVLGSGEAALTELTDAELADLVALRGSER
- a CDS encoding LysR family transcriptional regulator, whose protein sequence is MRIEQLAYIEAVTRLGSLRRAADALHLSQPALSETVRNLERELGVDILDRKRSGAKISDEGRELLPHIIGVLDAVDKLRSAADQQHHISRMVRLGTVNAATVPLMVPAIREFRTGHPVTQVEVIGAQQAEIHRSLLEGSLDLGLVNYLRGDDLPPDFHTTELLRGRPVVCVRPDSPLAALREVSVTDLLTEPLIVMRAGYVMHRFVHRLIEGRAPSFSYSTDGAEMGKLMVAEGLGATVLPDFSIIGDPLERSGTITHRPLAGDRTDVLMVIQRRRSGSVPKAARDLHEIFVRRAAAHAAFGQRGD